Proteins encoded together in one Gemmatimonadota bacterium DH-78 window:
- a CDS encoding EamA family transporter, whose product MADIRRSSVSPPSGHGTEAGLVLLAIIWGVNFPLIKWALDTVPPLAFNALRFPLAALSLFLLVRILRGPLIIARADIPRVIALGLLGHLVYQALFILAVDRTSAGNASLVLATSPAWTVLLSLATKQETADGGVLLGVGATIVGMGLVVAGGAGAAFDASRLSGDLLMLAASVAWAGYTVGSRPLVQRYGSLPVTGWTLWVGTIGVMAIGLPSLAREPVAEYSPAIWAVAGYAGVLSISVAYALWNRSVRRIGNSRTAVYSNLVPVVALIAAWVALGERPTLLQVLGAAVILGGLRLTRRRPARADSGAAPRETRTAESRRG is encoded by the coding sequence ATGGCGGATATTCGCCGCTCGTCTGTTTCTCCGCCGTCCGGGCACGGCACCGAAGCGGGCCTCGTGCTCCTCGCGATCATATGGGGCGTCAACTTCCCCCTGATCAAGTGGGCGCTCGACACCGTGCCCCCACTGGCCTTCAATGCGCTGCGCTTTCCTCTGGCGGCGCTCTCACTGTTCCTGCTGGTCCGCATTCTGCGCGGGCCCCTGATCATTGCGCGGGCCGATATTCCGCGGGTGATCGCGCTGGGACTCCTCGGACACCTCGTCTATCAGGCGCTGTTCATTCTCGCCGTCGACCGGACCTCGGCGGGCAACGCGAGTCTGGTACTCGCCACGAGTCCGGCGTGGACGGTGCTGCTCTCGCTCGCGACGAAGCAGGAGACCGCCGACGGCGGCGTGCTGCTCGGCGTGGGCGCCACGATCGTGGGAATGGGACTGGTGGTGGCCGGGGGCGCGGGGGCGGCCTTCGACGCGTCACGGCTGTCCGGAGACCTGCTGATGTTGGCCGCGTCGGTGGCGTGGGCGGGGTACACCGTGGGCAGTCGGCCGCTGGTGCAGCGCTACGGATCGCTCCCGGTCACGGGGTGGACGCTCTGGGTGGGAACGATCGGCGTGATGGCGATCGGGCTGCCCTCCCTCGCGCGGGAGCCGGTGGCCGAGTACTCGCCCGCGATCTGGGCCGTGGCCGGGTACGCCGGAGTGCTCTCGATCTCGGTGGCCTACGCCCTGTGGAACCGGAGCGTACGGCGGATCGGCAACAGCCGGACCGCGGTCTACTCGAACCTCGTGCCGGTGGTGGCCCTGATCGCCGCCTGGGTCGCGCTCGGCGAGCGCCCCACCCTGCTGCAGGTACTCGGCGCGGCCGTGATTCTCGGGGGACTCCGCCTTACCCGGCGCCGCCCGGCTCGAGCCGATTCCGGTGCAGCACCTCGGGAAACTCGAACAGCAGAATCCCGTCGCGGGTGA
- a CDS encoding outer membrane beta-barrel protein, protein MSRFRLSFAFALALAATPALAAAQTIPSPYRYIEKGQEVNLFGGAMATDAGRFGFGPGDQQLVGARYSVVVSNAFSLEGSATTSFGPRDVVNPAREEGDRIVEEAEVRLVLLEARLQFALTGRRTWHGLQPFTYVGGGVSFDTMGDQDEDFLLEERDQFDYGTRFTATVGGGFRYALSERWMLRVDGGLVLYKLGTPTGWRSAERGFVGVPEDEWVSGRSLSAGLAWRF, encoded by the coding sequence ATGTCCCGGTTCCGCCTCAGCTTCGCCTTCGCTCTCGCCCTCGCGGCCACTCCGGCACTCGCGGCCGCCCAGACCATCCCCTCGCCCTACCGCTACATCGAAAAGGGTCAGGAGGTGAATCTCTTCGGCGGCGCGATGGCCACCGATGCCGGCCGGTTCGGCTTCGGCCCGGGCGACCAGCAACTCGTGGGGGCCCGCTACTCGGTGGTGGTGTCCAACGCCTTCTCGCTCGAGGGGAGCGCCACCACCTCGTTCGGACCGCGCGACGTGGTGAACCCGGCTCGCGAGGAGGGCGACCGCATCGTGGAGGAAGCCGAGGTGCGGCTGGTCCTGCTCGAGGCGCGACTCCAGTTCGCCCTCACCGGGCGCCGCACCTGGCACGGCCTCCAGCCCTTCACCTACGTGGGTGGCGGCGTGTCGTTCGACACGATGGGCGACCAGGACGAGGACTTCCTGCTCGAGGAGCGCGACCAGTTCGACTACGGCACCCGGTTCACCGCCACCGTCGGCGGCGGGTTCCGCTACGCGCTGAGCGAGCGCTGGATGCTTCGGGTCGACGGTGGGCTCGTGCTGTACAAGCTCGGCACCCCCACCGGCTGGCGCTCGGCCGAGCGCGGGTTCGTGGGCGTGCCCGAAGACGAGTGGGTGTCGGGCCGGAGCCTCTCCGCAGGGCTCGCCTGGCGCTTCTAG
- a CDS encoding helix-turn-helix domain-containing protein produces MALTAVVSRDSALREQVRRALDRETVDLLFTPTVSSAKRLIRERPVSVVVLDSAALARRPDRAVASVEGLRRRFPSVPLGVVACGREAHLLRGLGSSGLRHLLLQEEVGPRATRRFLMTLRSEDAASRVVSALSPVLGRGELEVVRHAMDRVHAQLDADAFAAEMGFSRPHLSRRLAQRGLPSTGELLRWALLFHAGHWLPDPGRSGESVGRQLEYANGSTFRRALRTLVGVTPTELAEVGLPRVLDAFVERTGLELPQILRVA; encoded by the coding sequence ATGGCGTTGACCGCCGTGGTAAGCCGCGATTCGGCGCTCCGCGAGCAGGTTCGACGGGCGCTGGATCGCGAAACCGTCGATCTGCTGTTCACCCCTACGGTCTCTTCGGCGAAGCGCCTGATCCGCGAGCGACCGGTGTCCGTGGTGGTGCTCGACTCGGCCGCTCTCGCGCGGCGACCCGACCGCGCCGTGGCGAGCGTGGAGGGCCTCCGGCGCCGATTTCCATCGGTGCCGCTCGGAGTGGTGGCCTGCGGGCGTGAAGCCCACCTGCTGCGCGGGCTGGGATCGAGTGGCCTCCGACATCTGCTGCTGCAGGAGGAGGTGGGACCGCGCGCGACGCGGCGCTTCCTGATGACGCTGCGCTCGGAGGACGCGGCCAGCCGGGTGGTCTCGGCGCTGTCGCCGGTGCTGGGCCGCGGGGAGCTGGAGGTCGTTCGCCACGCGATGGACCGGGTACACGCGCAGCTCGACGCCGACGCCTTCGCCGCCGAGATGGGCTTCAGCCGGCCCCACCTGAGCCGCCGGCTCGCCCAGCGCGGACTTCCCTCCACCGGGGAACTGCTTCGGTGGGCGCTTCTCTTTCACGCCGGCCACTGGCTGCCCGACCCCGGGCGTTCGGGGGAGAGTGTGGGGCGGCAACTCGAGTACGCCAACGGGTCGACCTTCCGTCGGGCTCTCCGCACCCTGGTGGGCGTCACGCCGACCGAACTCGCCGAGGTCGGGCTCCCGCGGGTGCTCGATGCCTTCGTCGAACGCACGGGGCTCGAACTGCCCCAGATTCTCAGAGTGGCCTGA
- the tatC gene encoding twin-arginine translocase subunit TatC encodes MTPRSINPRGEMPFLDHLEELRWRVFKAVGALVLGSIVGFVLVQRYDVIDLLIRPAQPYLPEEGLAFFSPVTPFFFVLKLSLIGGLILAFPIILYQVWAFLSPALEKREKRRIVPALYGGLLLFAMGASLGYGVALPVSMRFFTSLQSEVLYPVLGADEYLSFAIRLLLGFGIIFELPVVILILSVLGLVTPRFLREKRRHAIVVSTIVASLLSPGDVITVTILMMAPLILLYELGIFLSWLVTRGRDQDDGALRADTTPPVGSVETG; translated from the coding sequence GTGACGCCACGCAGCATCAATCCCCGCGGCGAGATGCCGTTCCTCGACCATCTCGAGGAGCTGCGCTGGCGCGTATTCAAGGCCGTCGGTGCCCTGGTCCTGGGATCGATCGTCGGATTCGTGCTGGTTCAGCGGTACGACGTCATCGACCTGCTGATCCGACCGGCGCAGCCCTACCTGCCCGAGGAGGGGCTGGCCTTTTTCAGCCCGGTCACGCCCTTCTTCTTCGTGCTGAAGCTGTCGTTGATCGGGGGGCTGATCCTGGCCTTTCCGATCATTCTCTATCAGGTGTGGGCGTTTCTGTCGCCGGCGCTCGAGAAACGGGAGAAGCGGCGCATCGTGCCGGCCCTCTACGGCGGTCTGCTGCTGTTCGCGATGGGGGCGAGTCTGGGATACGGCGTCGCGCTGCCGGTCAGCATGCGCTTCTTCACCAGTCTACAGAGCGAGGTGCTCTACCCGGTGCTCGGCGCCGACGAGTACCTGTCGTTCGCGATCCGCCTCCTCCTCGGCTTCGGGATCATTTTCGAGCTGCCGGTAGTAATTCTCATCCTGTCGGTACTCGGTCTGGTCACGCCCCGTTTCCTGAGGGAGAAGCGCCGTCACGCCATCGTCGTCAGCACGATCGTGGCCTCGCTCTTGAGCCCCGGAGACGTGATCACCGTGACCATCCTCATGATGGCTCCTCTGATCCTGCTCTATGAACTCGGTATCTTCCTCTCATGGCTGGTGACGCGCGGACGCGACCAGGACGACGGCGCGCTCCGGGCCGATACCACACCACCGGTGGGATCGGTCGAGACGGGATGA
- the glp gene encoding gephyrin-like molybdotransferase Glp has product MTDRPEFEQRDADWLGVHEALECILGRHAPLPAVAVPLGEALGRTLAEAAIARARLPPWDNSAMDGYAVRSADLAGASETAPVELEVIGVARAGASELPEVGPGQACRIMTGAPLPPGADGVTRVEYTDGESGREGWVRIHSEGDAGRNVRPGGQDMERGDAVAPAGVRIDSGWTALLAAAGVDPVPVHRAPEVLIVTGGDELRSLDAFHDVVEGRAIPDTNAPMLAAAVRAAGGRPRVTGPARDDAADLRRHLAQARDADLVVTVGGASMGEADLLKRTFEEDGLEVDFWRVRMRPGSPMAFGHLPRPGGGPPLPLLSLPGNPASAFVTFQLFGHPLVRHLSGDPRPHRPVIAARAGERLGSTPRLCHFHRVVIDPAAPHDPLPTVRLAGHAGSGLVHSLGPAAGLAVVPEGIAAIEQGERVEVVLLRDTPGAHAPAFADAR; this is encoded by the coding sequence GTGACCGACCGCCCCGAGTTCGAACAGCGCGACGCCGACTGGCTCGGCGTGCACGAGGCACTCGAGTGCATTCTCGGGCGGCACGCTCCCCTTCCCGCGGTGGCCGTCCCCCTGGGCGAGGCGCTCGGACGGACGCTGGCCGAAGCGGCGATCGCGCGCGCTCGTCTGCCTCCCTGGGACAACTCCGCCATGGACGGCTACGCCGTGCGTTCGGCGGATCTGGCCGGCGCGTCGGAGACGGCGCCGGTCGAGCTCGAGGTGATCGGGGTGGCGCGGGCCGGTGCGTCGGAGCTGCCCGAGGTGGGCCCCGGCCAGGCCTGCCGCATCATGACCGGCGCGCCCCTTCCCCCCGGCGCGGACGGGGTGACCCGGGTGGAGTACACCGACGGAGAGTCGGGCCGCGAGGGATGGGTTCGTATCCACTCCGAGGGCGACGCGGGACGCAATGTGCGACCCGGGGGTCAGGACATGGAGCGCGGCGATGCGGTGGCACCCGCCGGCGTTCGCATCGACTCCGGGTGGACCGCCCTCCTGGCCGCCGCCGGAGTGGACCCCGTGCCGGTGCACCGCGCTCCCGAGGTGCTGATCGTGACCGGCGGCGACGAACTGCGGTCGCTGGACGCCTTTCACGACGTGGTGGAGGGACGGGCGATCCCCGACACCAACGCCCCGATGCTCGCGGCGGCCGTGCGCGCCGCCGGGGGCCGTCCGCGGGTCACCGGGCCCGCCCGAGACGACGCCGCCGACCTGCGCCGCCACCTGGCCCAGGCTCGCGACGCCGACCTCGTGGTCACGGTGGGGGGCGCGTCGATGGGCGAGGCCGACCTGCTCAAGCGCACCTTCGAGGAAGACGGGCTCGAGGTGGATTTCTGGCGGGTGCGCATGCGCCCGGGCAGCCCCATGGCCTTCGGTCACCTGCCCCGCCCCGGCGGGGGCCCGCCGCTGCCGCTTCTCTCGCTGCCCGGCAATCCCGCGTCGGCCTTCGTCACCTTCCAGCTCTTCGGTCACCCGCTCGTGCGGCACCTGTCCGGCGACCCTCGGCCCCACCGACCGGTGATTGCGGCACGCGCGGGCGAGCGACTCGGGTCCACGCCGCGGCTCTGCCACTTCCATCGCGTGGTGATCGACCCCGCCGCCCCGCACGACCCCCTCCCCACCGTGCGGCTCGCCGGCCACGCCGGATCGGGGCTGGTCCACTCGCTCGGACCGGCCGCCGGCCTCGCCGTGGTGCCCGAGGGAATCGCGGCGATCGAGCAGGGCGAGCGAGTGGAGGTGGTTCTTCTGCGCGATACGCCCGGGGCCCACGCACCGGCCTTCGCGGACGCCCGGTGA
- a CDS encoding M23 family metallopeptidase — translation MTTRALRRAAAACVAVVCTGCVVPRWPVEGPVTSGFGVRWRGWLPEIHRGVDIAVPDGTPITTMAPGTVRYAGTMRGYGTVVWMDHGGEVLSVYGHLQEARVVTGQQVAEGQVIGLSGRSGNVTGPHLHFEIWRWGRQSDPVPLLGGPPPPAP, via the coding sequence GTGACGACGCGCGCCCTGCGGCGGGCCGCGGCGGCGTGCGTCGCGGTCGTCTGCACCGGCTGTGTGGTGCCGCGTTGGCCGGTGGAGGGTCCCGTCACCTCCGGCTTCGGCGTACGCTGGCGGGGGTGGCTGCCCGAGATCCATCGCGGCGTCGACATCGCGGTGCCCGACGGCACCCCGATCACGACCATGGCCCCCGGCACCGTTCGGTACGCCGGCACCATGCGGGGGTACGGCACGGTGGTGTGGATGGACCACGGGGGCGAGGTGCTCTCGGTCTACGGGCACCTGCAGGAAGCGCGGGTCGTGACCGGTCAGCAGGTGGCCGAGGGCCAGGTGATCGGCCTCAGCGGTCGGAGCGGCAACGTCACCGGCCCCCACCTGCACTTCGAGATCTGGCGCTGGGGCCGCCAGAGCGACCCCGTGCCGCTGCTCGGCGGGCCTCCGCCGCCCGCACCGTAG
- a CDS encoding tetratricopeptide repeat protein — protein sequence MSTTTRVFELDDHRGRREDRLRKTLALLAADPRRERLASQLADLMSRIGGDRAMLAWVDEFDADQARAHLVVDLIRDVPRRNVDLAPITEAWDRGVPGVLDLPQVRLADRSTQGSLAVVSLGSDGRRAWFAVIEGSYRRAPLGAEQIDMLTFRTGALAGTLLHPEVGIAFDGWRSFGFDPEQPDGEIPERILVRLMVMRFLRALVADDFVMHAEELEERVDLLGDELRGWGDDLEGALWRRIVDAGGAGNLDALGRACLDLGERLAHTGELESAIEAYGVAYEVASVQGDADRGGFVARRLGRAHRNAGAWTESEQWYRTSQELARVLGDAGAEAITLDGLASTQRVKGALPAARRTLARALELAKVSGSGYALGSVHQGLFTLSAIAGERERAVQHGWSAVEEYETAQDQLRALVSVAGLLLESGQGELAERTYQVILRHVEEPYYRLFALDGFAHSAALRGHRVEYLARCERLEAEDWRAAGPDFEGQVYLYRGRAWEAFGEFDRAREWFARALDFAETHRLTATLFSAEEGLERLESAGSAAAAPQPAESDVGSTEFILDRIERADRRLAGVGG from the coding sequence ATGTCCACGACCACCCGCGTCTTCGAACTCGACGACCACCGGGGGCGTAGAGAAGACCGCCTCCGAAAAACCCTGGCGTTGCTGGCTGCCGACCCGAGGCGCGAGCGCCTCGCCTCGCAACTGGCCGATCTGATGAGTCGGATCGGCGGCGATCGCGCCATGCTGGCGTGGGTGGACGAGTTCGACGCCGATCAGGCACGAGCCCACCTCGTCGTGGACCTCATCCGAGACGTGCCCCGCCGCAATGTCGACCTCGCCCCGATCACCGAGGCGTGGGACCGGGGCGTGCCGGGAGTGCTCGACCTTCCGCAGGTTCGCCTCGCCGATCGCTCCACCCAGGGCAGTCTGGCCGTGGTGTCGCTCGGAAGCGACGGGCGCCGCGCCTGGTTCGCGGTCATCGAGGGATCGTACCGGAGGGCTCCGCTCGGCGCAGAGCAGATCGACATGCTCACCTTCCGCACCGGGGCCCTCGCGGGCACCCTGCTGCACCCCGAGGTCGGCATCGCCTTCGATGGATGGCGGTCGTTCGGGTTCGACCCCGAGCAGCCGGATGGAGAGATCCCCGAGCGGATTCTCGTTCGGCTGATGGTGATGCGCTTCCTCCGCGCGCTGGTCGCCGACGACTTCGTGATGCACGCCGAGGAGCTCGAGGAGCGGGTCGATCTGCTGGGCGATGAGCTCCGGGGGTGGGGTGATGATCTCGAAGGCGCCCTCTGGCGCCGGATCGTCGACGCCGGCGGGGCGGGGAACCTCGACGCCCTGGGGCGGGCCTGCCTGGATCTGGGCGAGCGTCTCGCCCACACCGGTGAGCTCGAGAGTGCGATCGAGGCGTATGGGGTCGCCTACGAGGTGGCCTCCGTGCAGGGCGATGCGGACCGGGGTGGCTTCGTCGCCCGACGCCTCGGCCGTGCGCACCGCAATGCGGGCGCCTGGACCGAGTCCGAGCAGTGGTACCGCACCTCGCAGGAGCTGGCCCGCGTGCTCGGCGATGCCGGGGCGGAGGCGATCACCCTCGACGGTCTGGCCAGCACGCAGCGGGTGAAGGGAGCACTTCCCGCGGCACGCCGGACACTGGCGCGCGCCCTGGAACTCGCGAAGGTCTCGGGTTCGGGGTACGCCCTCGGCTCGGTGCATCAGGGGCTCTTTACCCTCTCGGCGATCGCCGGGGAGCGGGAGCGCGCCGTGCAGCACGGATGGAGCGCGGTAGAGGAGTACGAGACCGCCCAGGATCAGCTCCGCGCACTCGTGTCGGTCGCGGGCCTGCTGCTCGAGTCCGGGCAGGGAGAGCTGGCCGAACGCACCTACCAGGTGATTCTCCGTCACGTGGAGGAGCCGTACTACCGACTGTTCGCGCTGGACGGATTCGCACACTCCGCAGCGCTGCGGGGGCACCGGGTGGAATACCTCGCCCGGTGCGAGAGGCTCGAGGCGGAGGACTGGCGGGCGGCCGGTCCCGATTTCGAGGGCCAGGTCTACCTGTATCGCGGGCGGGCCTGGGAGGCGTTCGGCGAGTTCGATCGCGCCCGGGAGTGGTTCGCTCGAGCCCTCGACTTCGCCGAAACCCACCGACTGACCGCCACCCTCTTCAGTGCCGAAGAAGGGCTGGAGCGGCTCGAGTCGGCCGGATCCGCTGCCGCCGCCCCCCAGCCTGCCGAGTCCGACGTCGGGTCGACCGAGTTCATTCTCGATCGCATCGAGCGCGCGGACCGGCGGCTGGCGGGCGTAGGCGGCTGA
- a CDS encoding putative LPS assembly protein LptD translates to MIGARFGVVQALVAAGLLAAAGPLSAQDPVPAGAQLPDTVEVDSTALRIQQRLQLLGRAPGSDSARAEAYADSLRTLSAPANGFRGRPTQPGVGSEAPTDIYARLRGLEGYTATEYAGTTAAYDADDGQLVLQGDSLVQAAVTFAQGELRARSIRYIEATGDLDAEGTPIFVPLDGDEINAQGLTWNTTADRGSARQAETQYTQGGNWYITSDFPELTSSRAFGHDAWFTTCDHEVPHYHFRAGQLKIVRGSILVARPVKLYFGDVPVAWLPFIATGLNSGRQSGILTPRFSVNDIVRTSGGYQRRVSNLGFYWAMSDYSDASIALDWFDNNYTALAGTARYNWARKFMRGSLSYRQYWRATGGVERTLNTSHQWQMSERTNLNVQGAYASSSSFVTQNSFDPVEVTRSIDSQGGLQHRFDWGNLSLSGNRRQFLSDDRVEQTFPSVNLSLSTITLFPAPQNRAGILNNITLSGGGTFRRSSTTRADFDTQPDRANTDGSLRAGLTLGRVSVSSGLQYRENALTGFSLGDGGPLLKTDSIDARGDLPGEIATRGAQVFDDPDMRAMLLEGYVDRADIADARLSWNASLNYQQNLIGSTTFTPSISWDSEFLRADTLSYAQDFVAGPTRVSFGASLRSDLYGFFPGFGKWEGIRHKVSPAFTYSYSPKVEPTALQEAVFGSSVVFPRNTLSMTLNQTFEGRVRTRTPEEAEAGDSTGLSLAGGAGPQRTEDGFLIPEQAETELLLGLQTSALAYDFVADSTGRFVDGFTTASLSNTIRSDYIRGLTVSMRHDLFDESAGTGGGPVSKNFSPYLESMNFSYAFSNTSTIFRWLGFGNSAASSGPDERSAEEFEAELRAPASQESIVPDDPGDVGDTGARGRQADVGAWDLTLGYSLIRSRPTATREGNASQNLSVSMRLTPTEDWQMAWRTSYDLENGGFNDHIISLTRDLHRWEANFDFLQTASGNWTFRFEVRLLDQQDLKFDYSQNSIDGIDRSRSVGAR, encoded by the coding sequence ATGATCGGGGCCCGTTTCGGGGTCGTTCAGGCGCTCGTCGCGGCGGGGCTTCTGGCGGCCGCCGGCCCCTTGTCGGCGCAGGACCCGGTGCCTGCGGGCGCCCAGCTCCCGGACACGGTCGAGGTCGACTCGACCGCGCTCCGGATCCAGCAACGCCTCCAGCTGCTCGGCCGGGCGCCGGGCTCCGATTCGGCGCGGGCCGAAGCCTACGCCGACAGCCTGCGCACCCTGTCGGCGCCGGCCAATGGATTCCGGGGCCGTCCCACGCAGCCGGGGGTCGGCAGCGAGGCTCCGACCGACATCTACGCGCGGCTTCGGGGCCTCGAGGGCTACACCGCCACCGAATACGCGGGCACGACCGCGGCCTACGACGCCGACGACGGCCAGCTCGTGCTCCAGGGCGACTCGCTGGTGCAGGCCGCGGTCACCTTCGCGCAGGGCGAGCTCCGCGCGCGGTCCATTCGCTACATCGAGGCCACCGGGGATCTGGACGCCGAGGGTACCCCGATCTTCGTACCGCTCGACGGCGACGAGATCAACGCACAGGGGCTCACCTGGAACACCACGGCCGATCGCGGATCGGCCCGGCAGGCGGAAACGCAGTACACGCAGGGCGGCAACTGGTACATCACCAGCGACTTTCCCGAACTCACCTCCAGTCGGGCGTTCGGTCACGATGCCTGGTTCACCACCTGCGACCACGAGGTGCCGCACTACCACTTCCGCGCCGGTCAGCTGAAGATCGTGCGCGGCAGCATCCTGGTGGCGCGCCCGGTGAAGCTGTACTTCGGCGACGTGCCGGTGGCGTGGCTGCCCTTCATCGCCACGGGGCTCAACTCGGGCCGCCAGTCGGGCATCCTCACACCCCGCTTCAGCGTGAACGACATCGTGCGCACGAGCGGCGGCTACCAGCGCCGGGTGAGCAACCTCGGCTTCTACTGGGCGATGAGCGACTACTCCGACGCCTCGATCGCCCTCGACTGGTTCGACAACAACTACACGGCGCTCGCGGGCACCGCCCGCTACAACTGGGCCCGCAAGTTCATGCGGGGCAGCCTGAGCTACCGCCAGTACTGGCGCGCCACCGGGGGGGTGGAGCGCACGCTCAACACCTCGCACCAGTGGCAGATGTCGGAGCGCACGAACCTCAACGTGCAGGGTGCCTACGCTTCGAGCAGCAGCTTCGTCACGCAGAACTCCTTCGACCCGGTGGAGGTCACCCGGTCGATCGACTCGCAGGGCGGGCTCCAGCACCGCTTCGACTGGGGCAACCTCTCGTTGAGCGGAAATCGTCGGCAGTTCCTCTCCGACGACCGGGTGGAGCAGACCTTTCCCTCGGTGAATCTGTCGCTGTCGACGATCACCCTCTTTCCGGCGCCCCAGAATCGGGCGGGCATCCTCAACAACATCACACTGTCGGGCGGCGGCACCTTCCGGCGATCCAGCACCACCCGAGCCGATTTCGATACGCAGCCGGACCGGGCGAACACCGACGGAAGCCTGCGGGCGGGGCTGACCCTCGGCCGGGTGTCGGTGAGCAGTGGACTGCAGTATCGCGAAAACGCGCTGACCGGGTTCTCACTCGGCGACGGGGGGCCCCTCCTGAAGACCGACTCCATCGATGCCCGTGGCGATCTGCCCGGAGAGATCGCCACGCGCGGAGCCCAGGTCTTCGACGACCCGGACATGCGGGCGATGCTGCTGGAAGGCTACGTCGATCGGGCCGACATCGCCGACGCCCGGTTGAGCTGGAACGCCTCGCTCAACTACCAGCAGAACCTGATCGGGTCGACCACCTTCACGCCCTCGATCTCGTGGGACAGCGAGTTCCTGCGCGCCGACACCCTCTCGTACGCGCAGGACTTCGTGGCCGGCCCGACCCGCGTGTCGTTCGGTGCCTCGCTGCGCAGCGATCTCTACGGCTTCTTCCCGGGCTTCGGCAAGTGGGAGGGCATTCGGCACAAGGTGTCGCCCGCCTTCACGTACTCGTACTCGCCCAAGGTGGAGCCCACGGCGCTGCAGGAGGCGGTGTTCGGCTCGTCGGTGGTGTTTCCGCGCAACACGCTCTCGATGACGCTGAACCAGACCTTCGAGGGACGGGTGCGGACCCGGACTCCCGAAGAGGCCGAGGCGGGCGATTCGACGGGGCTGTCTCTCGCGGGGGGCGCCGGACCGCAGCGCACCGAGGACGGTTTCCTGATTCCGGAGCAGGCCGAGACCGAACTCCTGCTGGGCCTTCAGACCTCGGCGCTCGCCTACGACTTCGTGGCCGATTCCACCGGTCGCTTCGTCGACGGCTTCACGACCGCGTCGCTCAGCAACACGATCCGGTCGGACTACATCCGGGGGCTGACGGTGTCGATGCGGCACGACCTCTTCGACGAGTCGGCCGGGACGGGCGGGGGTCCGGTCAGCAAGAACTTCTCGCCGTACCTGGAGTCGATGAACTTCAGCTACGCCTTCAGCAACACCTCCACGATCTTCCGCTGGCTCGGATTCGGAAACAGCGCGGCCTCGTCCGGGCCCGACGAGCGTTCCGCGGAAGAGTTCGAGGCCGAGCTGCGCGCGCCGGCGAGCCAGGAATCCATCGTTCCCGACGATCCGGGCGATGTGGGCGACACCGGGGCGCGCGGTCGCCAGGCCGACGTCGGCGCCTGGGACCTGACCCTGGGCTACTCGCTGATCCGGTCGCGTCCGACCGCCACGCGCGAGGGGAACGCCAGCCAGAATCTGTCGGTGAGCATGCGGCTCACGCCGACCGAGGACTGGCAGATGGCCTGGCGCACGAGCTACGACCTCGAGAACGGCGGCTTCAACGACCACATCATCAGCCTCACCCGCGACCTGCATCGCTGGGAGGCGAACTTCGACTTCCTGCAGACGGCGAGCGGCAACTGGACCTTCCGGTTCGAGGTGCGACTGCTCGACCAGCAGGATCTGAAGTTCGACTACAGCCAGAACAGCATCGACGGCATCGATCGCTCGCGCTCGGTGGGCGCCCGCTGA